The Parvibaculum sp. DNA segment CCAGACATGGGGATACTTCACCAGCACATCGGTCAGCTTCTTCAATTCGTCCCATGTGTAGGCGGCCCCCGTCGGGTTCGACGGCGAGTTGAAGATCAGCCATTTGGTCTTCGGCGTGATCGCCTTTTCCAGCGCCTCCGGCTGCAGCTTGAAGCCGGTCGCCATTCCCGCCTCGGCGAACACGGGCGTACCGCCCGCCAGCAGCACGATGTCGGGATAGGAGACCCAATAGGGCGCCGGAATGATGACCTCGTCGCCGGGGTTCAGCGTCGCCATCATCGCGTTGTAGATGATCGGCTTGCCGCCAGGCGCGACGAAGCATTGAGCGGGCTTGTAGTCGAGCCCGTTCTCGCGCTTGAACTTGGCCGCGATGGCCGCCTTCAATTCGGGAATGCCGTCGACGGCAGTGTATTTCGTCTCGCCGCGCCGGATCGCCGCGATCGCCGCTTCCTTGATGTTGTCGGGCGTGTCGAAATCGGGCTCGCCCGCGCCGAGGCCGATAACATCGACGCCGGCCGCTTTCAGGTCGCGCGCTTTCTGGGTCGCGGCAATGGTTGCCGACGGCTTGATGCGCGAAAGCGAGTCTGAAAGGAAGCCCATGACACGGTCTCCATAAGGGCGGTTGGTCCGAAAAGCGGCTGCAACCTATGCCGCTCCGGGAGCCCGCGCAACCGCCTTCCTAGGCCCGCAGCCAATAAAGCACCAGCGCGACGAGGAGCAATGCCGAGCCCGCGATATCGGCCGTCGCAACCTTCGAAATCCACGGGCTCGGACCCTCCTGCAGCCTGGCGAAAACCACAAAGGAGAGCATGCTGGCAAAGCCGAGAACGAAAGCGGCCGGCTGCAACTCGCGGCGAAACGCCGCCACGATCAGGAAGAGCCCGATCAGCCCGAGCATGACCGCGCGGTGCTGCATCAGGGTCAGCAAATTGGCGTCGGTGAAGGTGAGGCCGTAAAGCCCGCGAAGCTGCTTCGCCCCCAGCATGCCGATGGCCGGATAAGCGTTCAGCAGCCCGACGGCCACGAAGATGACGCCGATGACGATCTGGATCATTGCTCGCTTCTCCTATTCCGCCGGAGCGACGGACATGTCGCGCACCGGCTCTCCGAAAACCATCTGCATCGGAACGACGCCGGCCCAGACCGGCAGGTCCATATCTTCCGGGTCGTCGAGCGGGCCGCCGCTGCGGACCTTGGCCGCGACCTCGGCGAGCGGCAGCCGCAACACCTGCGTCGCCTTCAATTCCTGCGTGTTGGCGGGCCGTGTCTCGGGCGGGCGCCCCTGCCGGACGCGGGCCGTGAACAGGTCGAGCGCGCGCGGCTTCTCTGCCTCCGTCACCGTCTCAGCCACGCCATGCGCCATCACCGAGCGGTAGTTCATCGAGTGGTGGAAGGCAGAGCGCGCCAGCACCAGCCCGTCGATCAGCGTAACGGTCAGGCAGATCGGCGCGCCGCCGCCGATCATCCGCATCAGCCGGCTCTTGCGCGATCCGTGGATCAGCACGGCGTCGCCGTCGCGGACATAGACCATCGGCAGAGCGACGGGCCCCGCCTCGCCCATGAATGCCACATGGGCGACATAGCCGGCATCGAGAATGCCGTGCACCGTCGCGCGGTCATAGGCCGCCCGCTTCGGCACCTGCCGTACCCGGTGCGCCGCCGATGTCTCGTAGCCGCTCATCGCATGTTCCTTTCAGACGTCCAGCGTCCGCTTCGGCCGCGCCAGAAGCTCGCCGCCGCAGTTCGGACAGACATGCGCCATCCCCTCCGCGCAGGGCGGACAGAAGGTGCATTCGAAGCTGCAGATTTCGGCCGCGCCGTCTTTCGGCGTCGGCGCCTCGCATTTCTCGCAGGCGGATTTCATTTCGAGCATCGCGTTCTCCTCTCGATTTCGGCCCGCACCATTTGCCGAAATTGGCCCTATCAAAAGGTCCATTCTGTAAAATATGATAGGTCCACTGAATTACGGAGGATCGTCCGATGCCCGCAAGCCCCTTGCCCCTCGGCACGCTGGCGCTCGACAACGACGCCGAGGCGCCGCTCTATCGTCAGCTCTACGACGCGCTGCGCGAGGCCATTCTCGATGGAAGGCTGCATCCCGGCGCGCGCCTGCCTTCCTCACGCACACTTGCCGGCGACCTGGGTGTCGGGCGCAATACGGTGCTGACCGCCTACGACCAGTTGACCGCCGAAGGCTATCTGGAGGGACAGGTGGGCGCCGGCACCCGCATCGCCGCCGTCCTGCCGGACAGCCTGCTGCAACTCGACCGGCAGGCGCGCCCACACCAGCCGGGCCGCCCTGCCCGCAATACGCGCGGCCTGTCCGAGCGCGGCCAGGCACTCTCGGCGACGCGCCGCCTCGCACCGGCCTACAGCCGCGGCGAAGGCCGCCCCTTCCTGCACGGCCTGCCGGCCATCGACCAATTCCCGAACATGCTCTGGAGCCGTTTGCTGGCGCGCCATGCGCGCGATCCGCGGCGCGGCAATCTGGGCTATGAGGTCGGCATCGGCCTGCCTGCGCTGCGCGAGGCCATTGCCGCCTATGCGGGTGCGGCACGCGGCGTCGTCTGCACGGCGGAACAAGTGATCGTGACGGTCGGCGCGCAGGGCGCGCTCGACATGGCGGCGCGGATGCTGCTCGATCCGGGCGACCCGGTCTGGATCGAGGATCCGGGCTATCTCGGCGCACGTGGCGCGCTGCTGGGCGCCGGCGCGACGCTTGTCCCCGTGCCCGTCGACGGCGAAGGCATCGATGTCGAGGCGGGCATCGCCCGGCACGAAACGCCGCGCCTGATTTATGTGACCCCGTCCCACCAGTTCCCGCTCGGCGCAACGCTTTCATTGCCGCGCCGCCTCGCCCTGCTCGACCATGCGCGGCAATCCGGCGCCTGGGTGCTGGAGGACGACTACGATTCGGAATACCGCTATCAGGGCCGCCCCATCGCCTCGCTGCAGGGCCTCGATCGTGCCGGCACCGTGATCTACATGGGCACCTTCGCCAAGACGATGTTTCCGGCCATCAGGATCGGCTACCTGATCGTCCCCGAAAATCTGGTCGACGCCTTCGGCACCGCCATCCGCATCACCGGCCATGTGCCGCCCGCGACGGTGCAGGCGGCACTGGCGGACTTCATCGGCGAGGGCCACTTCGGCGGTCACGTCAGGCGAATGCGGGCGCTCTATGCCGAACGGCGCGCCCTGCTGCTGAAGGCGCTCGACAACGAACTTGCCCCCTGGCTCGAAGCGGCGCCGGGCGAAGGCGGGCTGCAGCTCTCGGCTTATCTGGCCGACGGCGCCGACGATGCAGCCATGGCGCGCGCGGCGGCCGAAGCCGATATTCACATCAGTCCACTCTCGCTCTATCGGCTGGAAACCGGACGGCCGGGCCTTTATATGGGCTACGCTTCGGTGCCCGAGGCGGAAATCGGCAAGGCGGCAACCCGCCTCGCCGGCATATTGGCAAAGGCCGGCTGCCCCCGGCGCTTCTGACAGGATTCCCATGCGCCTCTACCAGATGCAGGACAGCGGCAACTGCTACAAGGTGCGCCTCGCCGCGCATCAGCTCGGTATGGCCCTTGAGCTCGTCGATGTGGACATACTGAAAGGCGAAAGCCGGACCGGCGATTTCCTTGCCATGAACCCGAACGGACGCGTGCCGACCGTCGAATTCGACGACGGACGGACGTTGCCGGAATCGAACGCCATCCTGTTCTATCTGGCCGAAGGCTCGGCCCTGCTGCCGGACGACCGCATGGCGCGCGCGCAGGCCCTGCAATGGATGTTCTTCGAGCAGTACAGCCACGAGCCCTATATCGCGGTGGCCCGCTTCTGGCAGTCGATCAAGCCCGGTGGCTACAAAGAGAAGAAGGACAGCTTTCCCTACTGGCACGAGCGCGGCTATCAGGCCCTCGACGTCATGGAACGTCACCTTTCCAGCCATGACTGGTTCGCGGGCGGACAATACTCTATCGCCGACATCGCACTCTACGCCTACACGCATGTCGCCCATGAAGGCGGCTTCGATCTTGCTCCCTACAAGGCAATCGGCCGCTGGATGGACCGCATACGGAGCGAGCCCGGTCACGTCCCGATGGACTGGCGCCCGTGAGACCGCATCGATAGGCGGAATTTCCGCCCCGGCGCGCCGTGTGAGTCGGCGTGACACAAAATGGCCTCAAAATGGCTCGGCTCTCGTCAGCTTTCCGAACGCTGACCGCCGCATTTACCCGCGACACTTTGTCCATCGGAGGAATCAGCACCTCCGGGCATCAGCATGTCGCGGGGAGCAAATCATGCACAACACACAACGCCGCTTCGGCTCCGCCGGACCACGGCAGAATCGGTCCCACTCCTTTTCCCTGTTTCTCTTCTTCCTTTGTGTTTCTCTCTTTGTCCTCGTCAGTTTTGCCCAGCACCAGGCTCGCGCCGACAGCGCGGGCCTTGTTCGTATGGCGGATGTCGAAAGCGGCGCCCTGCTGCTGAATTCGACCGAACCCGGCAAATATGTGCCGGCGCCGCTGCTCGCCACCGATGTACAGATCGACGTGACCGGCCCACTGGCGCGCGCGCGTGTGACGCAGCACTTCATCAACCCGGGCGACGGCTGGGTCGAAGGCAAATACGTCTTTCCTCTGCCGGAGAATTCGGCCGTCGACACTTTGAAAATGGTGATCGGCACCCGCGTGATCGAAGGTCAGATCAAGGAAAAGCAGGAAGCGCGGCAGATCTACGAAGAGGCGCGCGCCGACGGCCGCCGCGCCAGCCTTGTCGAACAGCAGCGCCCCAACGTGTTCACCAACTCGGTCGCCAATATCGGCCCGAGGGAAACGATTGTCGTCCAGATCGAATATCAGCAGACCGTGCGCCAGGATGGCGACGCCTTCTCGCTGCGCTTCCCGATGGTCGTCGCGCCGCGCTATGTGCCGATGAGCGCCACGCCGCAACTCGTCGACTTCAAGCCCGGCGAGGGCGGCTGGGGCGAAATACTTCCGCCCGAAGCGCCGCTCGACCTCGAACAACCGCCGGTTCTTCATCCCGACATGGGCAAGATCAACCCCGTCAGCCTCGCCATCTCGCTCGACGCCGGTTTCGCGCTCGGCACGGTGGAGAGTGCGCATCATGAGATTTCCCTGACACGCGACGGTGCGCGCAAGGCGAAGCTGACGCTGGCCCAGGAACTGACGCCGGCCAACAAGGACTTCGAGCTTGTGTGGAAGCCGGCTGCGGCATCCGCGCCCGCCGCGGCGCTCTTTCGCGAGCGTGTCGGCGACGAAGACTACATCCTCGTCATGCTGACACCGCCGGCCGGCCAGACGCTGCCGAAAGCAAAACCGCGCGAGATCATCCTCGTGATCGACAATTCCGGCTCCATGTCGGGGCCGTCGATGGTTCAAGCCAAGCAGAGCCTTCTCTGGGCGCTGGACAGGTTGACGCCGGACGACACTTTCAACGTGATCCGCTTCGACCACACGATGACGGTCCTGTTCCCGCAAGCCGTCGCGGCGCATGGCGAAAACCTCGACGTGGCCCGCCGGTATGTGCGGGGGCTGTCGGCGCAGGGCGGCACCGAAATGCTGCCGGCGCTCAAGGCTTCGCTCATCGACCCCAACGCAAACGACAATTCGCGTCTCCGCCAGATTGTGTTCCTGACCGACGGCGCGATTTACAACGAACGCGAACTCTTCACCGAGATCACCAACAATCTCGGCCGGTCGCGCATCTTCACGGTCGGCATCGGCTCGGCCCCCAACAGCTACTTCATGGCTCGCGCCGCCGAAGCCGGGCGCGGCACCTTCACGCATATCGGCAAGGAAACGCAGGTTGCCGAGCGCATGAGTGTGCTTTTCGACAAGTTGCAGCACCCGGTGATGACGGACATCGCGGCAAGCTGGCCCGACGGGCGCAATACGCAAAGCTGGCCGAACCCGGTTCCCGATCTCTACAAGGGCGAACCGATCGTGTTGTCGGCCCGCATGCCGAATGCGGAGGGAACGCTGACGCTGAAAGGTCAGCTTGCCGGCGCGCCCTGGGAAATACGCCTGCCGCTCGACGCCGGCGAAACGCGGCCCGGCATCGGCAAGCTCTGGGCAAGGCGCAAGATCGAACAGCTCGAAGCCGACGCCCGCATCGAGGGTGACTGGCAGAAGCATGACGGCGACATTCTGAAGACCGCGCTCGGTCATCATATTGTCAGCCGGTTGACGAGCCTTGTCGCGGTCGATGTGACGCCGGCGCGCCCCGACGGCGCACCTCTGACGTCGCGGGACATGCCGGTCAATCTGCCGGAAGGTTGGGACTACGAAAAAGTCTTCGGTGGCGAGGCGATGCCCGCAGCTCAGCGCGCTGCCTTCAGGACCAGTGCCGCACCGATGCTCGCCATGGCGGCAATGCCGGCCTCCGCCGATGCCGCCGCCCCCGGCCTCGCCCTGCCGCAGACCTCGACCGACGCCGACGCGCTGATCCATGGCGGATTGCTGGCCTTCATGCTGGCGGCCCTGCTTGTCGCCCTTCGCTGGCTGCAACGGCAATGGACGCGCGGCGCCTATGCACGGCGGCGCCTGTGACGGTGCCCGGAAAAAACGCGGCGGCCCTTTTCTGGGCCGCCGCAATCGCGCTCTGCCTCGGTTTCGGCATCTGGCAAGCCGGTCAGGGCGTCTACATCAAGGCAAAGGCCGAACTTGCCCAGATATTGCTCGAACGCGCCTGGCAGCGAACTTTGATAGACGGCAACTCACACAAGGCATGGCCCTGGGCCGACACATGGCCGGTCGCAATGCTCGAAGCACCCGCGCATGGCAGGCGGCAGATCGTGTTGTCGAACGCGAGCGGCGAGGCACTTGCGTTCGGACCGGGGCATTTGCTCGGCTCGCCCTTGCCCGGCGCCGGCGCCGGCGGCACGTCGGTAATTGCCGGTCATCGCGACACTCATTTTTCTTTTTTGCGCAACCTCAAAAGTGACGATGTCGTCATTCTGACGACAGCCAATGGGTTGGCGCGACGATATATCGTCGACGGCGCCGACATTGTCGATGCACGTCTGACTCAAATAGACCCGAGTGCAGAAACCGGCATCGCGCTTGTGACCTGCTACCCCTTCGACGCAACGGAACGCGGAGATTTGCGCTACGTCGTTTTTGCAACGCCAGCGCCTGATGCGATCTGAAATCAGGAAAGATTGATCCGGCCTGGAAGTTCATCCGTACAGATCGTCTGCGGCCCGCGCATTCACAAGGCAAGACGGCGGTTTTCCCAAATCTGCTTGACCCGCGAGATGCAATTTAGCCGTATAGGATACAGGGTGTGCGTGAGCCGATATTGGCTCGTGGAAGGCGGCGAAAGTTTGGGACTTGAAGACTACAGGCGCTCTGTCAGCGAAACGAAGCGCGCGGCTATCCTGAAAGCGGCGCGGCAGAATTTCCTGACCGGAGGTTACAGCAAGGCAGCAATGGCGGAAATCGCGCGTGACGCCGATGTTTCGACAGCAACGCTCTACAAACATTTTTCGTCGAAAGAAACGCTTTTCAGGGCAGTCATCGAGGAAGCCTATGGTGGCATCGATGAACGTCCGATCTCCGACATCGGCGACGCGTCCGCGCACGACGTCCTGCGCGGCATCTGCCGCATCTATCTCCGTCAACAATTCGAAGATCAGATGAACGGCCTGTTGCGCATGGTCATCGGCGAGGTGCCGACATCGCCGCAATTGGCACAAGAGGTTTTCACGCGTGGCGTCACCGTGCGCTACCGACAATTCAGGAAAGTGCTCGATGCACTGGTCGCGCGTGGCGACCTTGCGCCGCACGACACCGAAACGAGTGTGCGCCAACTGGGAGGGATGGTGAAGGAATTCATCGTCTGGCCGGCGCTCTTCACGAAAGACTACAGCATACCGGACGACATCGACGATACGATCGGTGCCTGCGTGAGCGCCTATCTCTCGATCTACGGCCATCGCACCGCCGCAAGAATAACCGGATAGGGAGAATTCAATTGGGACTCGACACCCATAGAAGAAACGTCAGCGAGCGGAAGCGCGCATCCATTCTCGAGGCGGCGCGCAACAGCTTTCTCGAAAACGGTTACAGCCGCGCCGGCATGGCGGAAATCGCACGCGACGCGGATGTGTCGACGGCGACGCTCTACAAGCATTTTTCGTCGAAGGAAGAGTTGTTCTCCGCCGTGGTCAAACATGCCGGCCGGTCAGTCGCCAACTATACGGGCCTGGTTGCCCCCGACGACACAGCGCGCGACATTCTCTACAAACTTTGCAAGGCCTATATTTCCGTCCAGTACGACCACAACGTCAACGCATTGATGCGCATCGTCATTGCGGAAGTTCCGAGCGCGCCGAAACTGGCCGCCGAGATGTACGAGGTCATCGGCAACCGCCGCAACGAAGGTTTGATGGCGGTTATCGACGCAATGATCGAGCGCGGCATGCTGCGTCCGCATGACAGCTCCTTCGGTGTGCGGATCGGTGCCGGCATGCTGAAGGAATTCTTCGTCTGGCCGGCCTTGTTCGACGCCAACTTCCAGATACCCGAAGACGCCGAAGACAAGATCGAAGCCTGCATCGACGCCTATTTGAAGCTCTACGGCCCCACCGCGTCCTGACGGGTCGCCAGAAACGCATAGCGGTTGACGCTGAAAAAGAATTCGCCGCGCTCGATCAGCCGGAGCTGATCGTCATACCAGGCCTGAACCTCGACTTCCGACAGACCGTATCTCGCGCCGTTGCCGCGCGCATAGCCATGGATCGCGCGCATGATGCCGGCGGCGTATGACACCGGCTGCCAATGCGGCGAAAGCATCGGCACGATCTCGACACGGGCAACCGTGAAACCGGCGCGCCTGAAAAGCGGCGCGAGCCTGGCCGGCAAATGCGGATCGGCCAGATGCCCGTCCCAGCACGCAAGCACACGACCCATGCGCGCCTCGTCGGAGGAGTGCCAGACGATACTGCGCCAGTCCGTGTCGAGCACCAGCGCCCGCCCGCCGGGCCGCAACACGCGATGCAATTCGGAAAGCGCCGCCGGCATGTCGGCAACATATTCGTAAACCTGCGTCGACACCGCCGCATCGAACCAGGCATCCGGAAATTTCAAGGCGCAGGCATCGCCCTCGACGCATTCGGCCTGCGGCAATGCCGCGAGCCGCGTGCGCGCCATCTTGATCATCGCCGCCGCCGCGTCGAGACCGACGACGCGGCCCGTATCGCCGACCAGCCGCGCCAGGTCCTGCGCCAGCAGACCGGGGCCGACGCCGATATCGATGATCCGCTCGCCGGGCTTCGGCGACAGCATGTCGAGCACGCGGGCGCGCTGGCCGACGACATCGGGCGTCAGATACATCGCCTCGACGGATTTGGCCGCCGCATCGTCGAATTCGATCATGCCGCTCATGCGCCTTCGCCTCCTTGATGTGCCGCGACGATGCGCGCCACCGCCGCCGGATCGCCGAGATCGGCAATGAGATGCCGTTTGCCGTTGCCAAGCGTCACGGCGAGCGCCCCGCCGCCGAAAAGCCGCTGCGCGATCGAGGGTCGCACCTGCACGGCAGCAATGTCACGCAGCGGCAATGCAAGCCGCCGCCGCCACGGGAAACCCCATTGCGCATCGAGTGCGCCGGCCGCGACCGCAACGCGCAAGCTCCGCGCCCGCATGAACGCATGCAGAAGCAGCAACGGCACCACGACTGCCTCGATCGCGAGCGCAACGCTGCGAATGGCGGCGAGCGGCGGCTCGCGTGTATCCGCCCAGAAATAAACGCCCGCCCAGACCGCCGCCACGACAAGCGACGGCAGGTAAATCGTCCAATGGGCGCGGAAAAGCACCGGCGCGGCGGCGGGATCGGTCATGACCCGCAGAATTGCAGATGGTCCGCCGCTTGGGAAGCGCCGGAAGCCGCCGGATTCCACCCCGCCGCCGATTTCGCGGGCATGAGCGGCAGCGCCGGGCTACAATCGAAACCGGCCGCGAAACGCGGGGCCCCGACGATATGTGCGGGCCTTCGAGACGACGCCCGCACCCCCGACGCAAGCGACGACGGGAGGAAACATGACCGGCATAGTTCGGAACACCGACGATACGCGACAGGGCGAGACGGGGCATGGCGTGCGTTATGTGCTCGGCTTCTCGCTCTTCGCCGCCTGGGCGGCGCTGAGCCTGATCGTAATTTTCAGCTGACGCGCACTCTGGCGAATCCGCGCGCCGCGCCCCATATTGGGCGACATGGCGCGCGATAAATTCAAATCCTTCGGGCGGGGCTCCGAACGGCCCCTCCCGGCGAAGGGTGCTTCAGGCTTTGCCGAGGCGCCGGGGGCTAGTTTTGTGCCCGCGGGCGCGGCCGACCGCGAAACCTGGGCCGGCGCGCTGAAGGGCGACCCGGAACACTGGCCGCTCTTCGAACCGCACCGTCCCGAACGCCCGGCGAAATCCGAAGGCGG contains these protein-coding regions:
- a CDS encoding pyridoxal phosphate-dependent aminotransferase, translated to MGFLSDSLSRIKPSATIAATQKARDLKAAGVDVIGLGAGEPDFDTPDNIKEAAIAAIRRGETKYTAVDGIPELKAAIAAKFKRENGLDYKPAQCFVAPGGKPIIYNAMMATLNPGDEVIIPAPYWVSYPDIVLLAGGTPVFAEAGMATGFKLQPEALEKAITPKTKWLIFNSPSNPTGAAYTWDELKKLTDVLVKYPHVWVLTDDMYEHLTYDGFKFATPAQVEPKLYDRTLTMNGVSKAYSMTGWRIGYCAGPIELIKAMTTIQSQSTSNPTSISQWAAVEALNGPQDFIAERAQSFKERRDLVVSMLNQAKGIKCPTPEGAFYVYPSCEGCLGKTTPAGKLIETDKDFVEALLEEEGVAVVHGEAFGLAPFFRISYATSTENLVKACERIQRFCGNLR
- a CDS encoding pyridoxamine 5'-phosphate oxidase family protein, translated to MSGYETSAAHRVRQVPKRAAYDRATVHGILDAGYVAHVAFMGEAGPVALPMVYVRDGDAVLIHGSRKSRLMRMIGGGAPICLTVTLIDGLVLARSAFHHSMNYRSVMAHGVAETVTEAEKPRALDLFTARVRQGRPPETRPANTQELKATQVLRLPLAEVAAKVRSGGPLDDPEDMDLPVWAGVVPMQMVFGEPVRDMSVAPAE
- a CDS encoding DUF1272 domain-containing protein, yielding MLEMKSACEKCEAPTPKDGAAEICSFECTFCPPCAEGMAHVCPNCGGELLARPKRTLDV
- a CDS encoding PLP-dependent aminotransferase family protein; protein product: MPASPLPLGTLALDNDAEAPLYRQLYDALREAILDGRLHPGARLPSSRTLAGDLGVGRNTVLTAYDQLTAEGYLEGQVGAGTRIAAVLPDSLLQLDRQARPHQPGRPARNTRGLSERGQALSATRRLAPAYSRGEGRPFLHGLPAIDQFPNMLWSRLLARHARDPRRGNLGYEVGIGLPALREAIAAYAGAARGVVCTAEQVIVTVGAQGALDMAARMLLDPGDPVWIEDPGYLGARGALLGAGATLVPVPVDGEGIDVEAGIARHETPRLIYVTPSHQFPLGATLSLPRRLALLDHARQSGAWVLEDDYDSEYRYQGRPIASLQGLDRAGTVIYMGTFAKTMFPAIRIGYLIVPENLVDAFGTAIRITGHVPPATVQAALADFIGEGHFGGHVRRMRALYAERRALLLKALDNELAPWLEAAPGEGGLQLSAYLADGADDAAMARAAAEADIHISPLSLYRLETGRPGLYMGYASVPEAEIGKAATRLAGILAKAGCPRRF
- a CDS encoding glutathione S-transferase family protein, producing the protein MRLYQMQDSGNCYKVRLAAHQLGMALELVDVDILKGESRTGDFLAMNPNGRVPTVEFDDGRTLPESNAILFYLAEGSALLPDDRMARAQALQWMFFEQYSHEPYIAVARFWQSIKPGGYKEKKDSFPYWHERGYQALDVMERHLSSHDWFAGGQYSIADIALYAYTHVAHEGGFDLAPYKAIGRWMDRIRSEPGHVPMDWRP
- a CDS encoding marine proteobacterial sortase target protein codes for the protein MADVESGALLLNSTEPGKYVPAPLLATDVQIDVTGPLARARVTQHFINPGDGWVEGKYVFPLPENSAVDTLKMVIGTRVIEGQIKEKQEARQIYEEARADGRRASLVEQQRPNVFTNSVANIGPRETIVVQIEYQQTVRQDGDAFSLRFPMVVAPRYVPMSATPQLVDFKPGEGGWGEILPPEAPLDLEQPPVLHPDMGKINPVSLAISLDAGFALGTVESAHHEISLTRDGARKAKLTLAQELTPANKDFELVWKPAAASAPAAALFRERVGDEDYILVMLTPPAGQTLPKAKPREIILVIDNSGSMSGPSMVQAKQSLLWALDRLTPDDTFNVIRFDHTMTVLFPQAVAAHGENLDVARRYVRGLSAQGGTEMLPALKASLIDPNANDNSRLRQIVFLTDGAIYNERELFTEITNNLGRSRIFTVGIGSAPNSYFMARAAEAGRGTFTHIGKETQVAERMSVLFDKLQHPVMTDIAASWPDGRNTQSWPNPVPDLYKGEPIVLSARMPNAEGTLTLKGQLAGAPWEIRLPLDAGETRPGIGKLWARRKIEQLEADARIEGDWQKHDGDILKTALGHHIVSRLTSLVAVDVTPARPDGAPLTSRDMPVNLPEGWDYEKVFGGEAMPAAQRAAFRTSAAPMLAMAAMPASADAAAPGLALPQTSTDADALIHGGLLAFMLAALLVALRWLQRQWTRGAYARRRL
- a CDS encoding class GN sortase; amino-acid sequence: MPGKNAAALFWAAAIALCLGFGIWQAGQGVYIKAKAELAQILLERAWQRTLIDGNSHKAWPWADTWPVAMLEAPAHGRRQIVLSNASGEALAFGPGHLLGSPLPGAGAGGTSVIAGHRDTHFSFLRNLKSDDVVILTTANGLARRYIVDGADIVDARLTQIDPSAETGIALVTCYPFDATERGDLRYVVFATPAPDAI
- a CDS encoding TetR/AcrR family transcriptional regulator codes for the protein MSRYWLVEGGESLGLEDYRRSVSETKRAAILKAARQNFLTGGYSKAAMAEIARDADVSTATLYKHFSSKETLFRAVIEEAYGGIDERPISDIGDASAHDVLRGICRIYLRQQFEDQMNGLLRMVIGEVPTSPQLAQEVFTRGVTVRYRQFRKVLDALVARGDLAPHDTETSVRQLGGMVKEFIVWPALFTKDYSIPDDIDDTIGACVSAYLSIYGHRTAARITG
- a CDS encoding TetR/AcrR family transcriptional regulator, with translation MGLDTHRRNVSERKRASILEAARNSFLENGYSRAGMAEIARDADVSTATLYKHFSSKEELFSAVVKHAGRSVANYTGLVAPDDTARDILYKLCKAYISVQYDHNVNALMRIVIAEVPSAPKLAAEMYEVIGNRRNEGLMAVIDAMIERGMLRPHDSSFGVRIGAGMLKEFFVWPALFDANFQIPEDAEDKIEACIDAYLKLYGPTAS
- a CDS encoding class I SAM-dependent methyltransferase; this encodes MSGMIEFDDAAAKSVEAMYLTPDVVGQRARVLDMLSPKPGERIIDIGVGPGLLAQDLARLVGDTGRVVGLDAAAAMIKMARTRLAALPQAECVEGDACALKFPDAWFDAAVSTQVYEYVADMPAALSELHRVLRPGGRALVLDTDWRSIVWHSSDEARMGRVLACWDGHLADPHLPARLAPLFRRAGFTVARVEIVPMLSPHWQPVSYAAGIMRAIHGYARGNGARYGLSEVEVQAWYDDQLRLIERGEFFFSVNRYAFLATRQDAVGP
- a CDS encoding PH domain-containing protein, which produces MTDPAAAPVLFRAHWTIYLPSLVVAAVWAGVYFWADTREPPLAAIRSVALAIEAVVVPLLLLHAFMRARSLRVAVAAGALDAQWGFPWRRRLALPLRDIAAVQVRPSIAQRLFGGGALAVTLGNGKRHLIADLGDPAAVARIVAAHQGGEGA